A stretch of the Geovibrio thiophilus genome encodes the following:
- the mazG gene encoding nucleoside triphosphate pyrophosphohydrolase, which yields MSINFDRLVETVRKLRSPEGCPWDREQNLYSIKEHFMEEAYELLDALDNKDMENIREELGDIVFHTVFHSVMAEDEKQFSIDDVLKEINDKLIRRHPHVFGTETVNGTEDVIVNWDKIKAEEKKNLSRSFFDGIPVSFPPLRRAEKLQKKARKVGFDWANLDDCMGKVREEFAEFEEAVNEGEKEHIEHELGDILFALVNVSRFLDVSPDEALRKCNKRFTARFEYIGRKLAEKGLSYEDATLEEMDVLWNEAKTAENNI from the coding sequence ATGAGCATCAATTTTGACAGACTTGTGGAAACCGTCCGTAAGCTCCGAAGCCCGGAGGGCTGCCCTTGGGACAGAGAGCAGAACCTGTACTCCATAAAGGAACACTTTATGGAAGAAGCGTACGAGCTGCTGGACGCGCTTGACAATAAAGACATGGAAAACATCCGCGAGGAGCTGGGTGACATTGTATTTCATACGGTTTTTCACTCCGTAATGGCGGAGGATGAAAAACAGTTCAGCATTGACGATGTGCTGAAAGAGATAAACGACAAGCTGATAAGACGCCATCCGCACGTATTCGGAACCGAAACGGTCAACGGCACTGAGGACGTGATCGTCAACTGGGACAAAATAAAGGCGGAGGAAAAGAAAAACCTCTCCCGTTCATTTTTTGACGGGATTCCCGTCTCCTTTCCACCTCTGCGCAGAGCAGAGAAGCTTCAGAAAAAAGCACGCAAGGTCGGTTTTGACTGGGCAAACCTTGACGACTGCATGGGCAAAGTCAGGGAAGAGTTCGCTGAATTTGAAGAAGCTGTGAATGAAGGGGAAAAAGAGCACATAGAGCATGAACTCGGTGATATACTGTTCGCCCTTGTGAATGTTTCCAGATTTCTGGATGTCAGCCCTGACGAAGCCTTGAGAAAATGCAACAAACGTTTCACCGCACGGTTTGAGTATATAGGCAGAAAACTTGCTGAAAAAGGTCTTTCCTATGAGGACGCCACTCTTGAGGAGATGGACGTGCTCTGGAATGAGGCAAAAACGGCGGAAAACAACATCTGA
- a CDS encoding Fic family protein: MNKEVSTFHAGRFLFNAGGGANRSKLAEAEGTLFLAGRLPVFPDTAGGIFLNLEKRALYAASELAGNALSLSETESIVNSDESLFGEDSRAVRLFNFGRAYAALSAQEKCENFLIDENFITSLNSVLEKKLSNEPANYRNHPVSAFEKQFSKPYSPPETKLDINLLMKSFYEWINSPEIISCGIVTRASLAHLCLIRIYPFAGSSEALARLTESFVYKAAGIGYVPYLLSTVYKESTDYFPILERYTETGDPSEFIDFVCGIIVDSLGEIQKKSLDIVAEEMFGSYIRRLLETKEISERLSGLINILKKRGSFRQSELQLMKEFTALYGGVSRTTVRRDIVRLSELGLIKDKGNEEYTLNRDILFGR, encoded by the coding sequence ATGAACAAAGAAGTCAGCACATTCCACGCAGGCAGATTCTTATTTAACGCAGGCGGCGGAGCAAACCGCTCGAAACTCGCGGAAGCGGAAGGAACGCTCTTCCTCGCAGGCAGACTGCCCGTATTCCCCGACACGGCAGGCGGCATATTCCTTAACCTTGAGAAACGCGCTCTCTACGCCGCTTCCGAGCTTGCGGGGAACGCATTGAGCCTGTCTGAAACAGAAAGCATAGTCAACAGCGACGAATCGCTGTTCGGTGAAGACTCCCGCGCGGTGAGGCTGTTTAATTTCGGCAGGGCATACGCCGCCCTCTCAGCGCAGGAAAAATGCGAAAACTTCCTGATAGATGAAAACTTTATCACCTCTCTCAACTCCGTTCTCGAAAAAAAGCTCAGCAATGAGCCGGCTAACTACCGTAATCATCCCGTCAGCGCTTTTGAAAAGCAGTTTTCAAAACCTTACAGCCCGCCGGAAACTAAGCTTGATATAAATCTTCTGATGAAGTCATTTTACGAATGGATAAACTCACCTGAAATTATCTCCTGCGGCATTGTGACGAGAGCTTCACTCGCTCATCTCTGCCTTATCCGGATATACCCCTTCGCAGGGTCGTCCGAGGCTCTGGCGAGGCTGACGGAAAGCTTCGTTTACAAGGCGGCGGGAATAGGCTATGTGCCGTATCTGCTCAGCACCGTCTACAAAGAGTCAACGGATTATTTCCCTATCCTTGAGAGATACACCGAAACAGGCGACCCTTCGGAATTCATCGATTTCGTATGCGGTATAATTGTTGACAGTCTGGGCGAAATTCAAAAGAAAAGCTTGGACATAGTAGCGGAGGAAATGTTCGGAAGCTACATCCGCAGGCTGCTTGAGACAAAAGAAATAAGCGAGCGCCTGTCGGGACTGATAAACATACTGAAAAAACGGGGTTCCTTCCGTCAGAGCGAGCTCCAGCTGATGAAGGAGTTCACCGCACTCTACGGAGGAGTGAGCCGCACCACCGTGAGAAGGGATATTGTAAGGCTTTCCGAACTCGGACTGATAAAGGACAAAGGAAACGAAGAGTACACCCTCAATCGGGACATACTCTTCGGAAGATAA
- a CDS encoding UDP-N-acetylmuramoyl-tripeptide--D-alanyl-D-alanine ligase produces MKLKEIVNALGGVIKADTPFDLPVKKLVIDSRKVEEGDIFTALSGENTDGNLYAQKALDSGASLVIVDDSVIYEALKGNRVLVRDGLSAIKTLGAYKLKNYKGTKIAITGSMGKTSTKELISSVLRTRKKVYTAYGNYNNELGVAICAANLNMRTSCAVFEFGTNSPGEIEQLSLYLKPDVAVLTGIGHAHIGRMGSMEKLAEEKLSIIKGMNGGTLWVNESCRMYLDERVMGAVDVKYFGNGMNDDVILADAGRNNREQFYFTAVYKGIPYCFLLNHPYDHFIANSLAAIGIGFEAGLDYQDVMTGILAFKPVTGRGAMVNVGRIKVIDDTYNAGFESIMSAVKNLGEINASRKYAVIGEMGEIEGFEDMLYLKLYKLAKSRTDINFIFVGQNYCKFAETANITIAPTKEKANETVALIEEGLVLIKASRARKFEDFISFMEQERKKRAV; encoded by the coding sequence ATGAAGCTGAAAGAGATCGTAAACGCCCTCGGCGGCGTAATCAAGGCGGACACACCATTTGATCTGCCCGTGAAAAAACTTGTTATCGACAGCAGAAAGGTCGAGGAAGGCGATATTTTTACGGCTCTTTCCGGCGAAAACACCGACGGAAACCTGTATGCGCAGAAGGCTCTGGATTCAGGGGCTTCACTGGTCATAGTTGATGACAGCGTAATATACGAAGCGCTGAAAGGGAACAGAGTGCTTGTCCGTGACGGACTCAGCGCCATAAAAACCCTTGGGGCATATAAGCTTAAAAACTATAAAGGAACAAAAATAGCTATTACCGGCAGTATGGGCAAAACCAGTACCAAGGAACTTATAAGCTCTGTTCTGCGCACCCGTAAAAAGGTTTACACTGCCTACGGCAATTATAACAACGAACTCGGTGTCGCCATATGCGCCGCCAACCTAAATATGAGAACAAGCTGCGCCGTGTTTGAATTCGGCACAAACTCTCCGGGTGAAATAGAGCAGCTCTCCCTTTACCTCAAGCCCGATGTGGCAGTTCTCACGGGCATAGGACACGCCCACATCGGCAGAATGGGGAGCATGGAGAAGCTGGCAGAGGAAAAGCTCTCAATTATAAAAGGGATGAACGGCGGAACACTCTGGGTGAACGAATCATGCCGCATGTATCTGGACGAGAGGGTCATGGGCGCCGTTGACGTGAAATACTTCGGAAACGGGATGAACGATGATGTGATCCTAGCGGACGCAGGACGCAACAACAGAGAGCAGTTTTACTTCACAGCGGTTTACAAAGGGATACCCTACTGCTTTCTGCTGAACCATCCCTATGACCACTTCATAGCCAACTCACTGGCGGCTATAGGCATAGGCTTTGAAGCCGGGCTTGACTATCAGGATGTGATGACCGGCATACTCGCCTTTAAACCCGTAACGGGCAGAGGGGCTATGGTAAATGTCGGCAGGATAAAGGTTATAGACGATACCTACAACGCAGGGTTCGAGTCGATTATGAGCGCGGTTAAAAATCTCGGCGAGATCAACGCGTCGAGGAAATACGCCGTAATCGGCGAAATGGGCGAGATAGAAGGCTTTGAGGATATGCTTTACCTCAAGCTTTACAAGCTGGCAAAAAGCCGGACAGATATAAACTTCATATTCGTGGGGCAGAACTACTGCAAATTCGCCGAAACAGCGAACATAACAATAGCTCCCACAAAGGAAAAAGCTAACGAAACCGTGGCTCTCATTGAAGAGGGACTGGTTCTTATAAAAGCTTCCAGAGCGAGGAAGTTTGAAGACTTCATAAGCTTCATGGAACAGGAGAGAAAGAAGCGTGCTGTATAA
- a CDS encoding peptidoglycan D,D-transpeptidase FtsI family protein: protein MFSERSRIRFFIYLSIVLGVIISGRLFFLQVVKGDFFAEIAGSQAESEYAAFKGRGTIYDRNGKPLAVNKKVASLYVFASNLKNRRDFINRLNKAGVKLSKTTRTRLLKNEGFVWVERNVSIGLARKVKQTVPEIEYTLNENRFYPERHLAASIIGFTGVDNQGLWGLENRYDDVLKGEKINLVTLKDNKGHLILFEDNKAKTHAESALYVTIDTYLQGTAEYLLRKGVEEFNAERGIAVGIDIKTGGIVFAASSDNYDPNNYSRYSDKTWKNDVTTFLFEPGSIYKPVAFSYLLEKQGLDLQKMINCENGHFRIHGHTVSDVKPMGMATAREVLVKSSNIGMIKLTDKVDRKDFYEYMRNSGFGQKTGISGISEEDGLLRSYKQWSGLSRPSLSMGQEILVTPLQMARFYAAVANGGFLVTPSIVGKVEKNGRSESPEPQKTPIMSETTANTLRALLTDVVKEGTGQKAKSDFVEIAGKTGTGQKFDKASGAYSSREYVASFAGFYPAQNPGVAMVVVYDSPKLSIYGGSTAAITFKRLAELTSLYLGLQRKDVDESI, encoded by the coding sequence ATGTTCAGTGAAAGAAGCAGGATAAGATTTTTCATATATCTTTCCATAGTCCTCGGGGTGATAATCTCGGGGCGTCTTTTTTTTCTGCAAGTGGTTAAAGGCGACTTTTTCGCCGAAATCGCAGGCTCACAGGCGGAAAGCGAATACGCCGCCTTCAAAGGAAGGGGCACAATATACGACCGCAACGGCAAGCCCCTTGCCGTAAACAAGAAAGTTGCTTCCCTTTATGTTTTCGCATCAAACCTCAAAAACAGAAGGGATTTCATAAACAGGCTGAACAAGGCGGGCGTAAAGCTTTCCAAAACCACCAGAACCAGACTCCTTAAAAACGAAGGCTTCGTCTGGGTTGAAAGGAATGTGAGCATAGGTCTCGCCAGAAAGGTTAAGCAGACTGTACCCGAAATAGAGTATACCCTGAACGAAAACAGGTTTTATCCCGAACGCCACCTCGCCGCTTCCATAATCGGCTTCACAGGAGTCGATAATCAGGGGCTCTGGGGGCTTGAAAACAGATATGATGATGTGCTCAAGGGCGAAAAAATAAACCTTGTGACGCTCAAGGACAATAAGGGACACCTGATCCTTTTTGAGGACAACAAGGCTAAAACCCATGCGGAAAGCGCACTCTACGTCACAATAGACACTTATCTTCAGGGAACGGCGGAATACCTTCTCCGCAAGGGCGTGGAAGAGTTCAACGCAGAGCGCGGCATAGCCGTGGGGATAGATATAAAAACCGGCGGAATAGTATTCGCCGCATCGAGCGACAACTACGATCCGAACAACTACAGTCGCTACAGTGATAAAACATGGAAAAACGATGTAACCACTTTCCTCTTTGAACCGGGCTCAATATACAAACCCGTTGCATTCTCCTACCTTCTGGAGAAGCAGGGGCTTGATCTTCAAAAAATGATCAACTGTGAAAACGGACATTTCCGCATTCACGGGCACACCGTCAGTGACGTAAAGCCGATGGGCATGGCAACGGCAAGGGAAGTGCTGGTAAAGTCCAGCAACATCGGGATGATAAAGCTTACCGACAAGGTTGACCGGAAGGATTTTTACGAATACATGCGAAACTCCGGCTTCGGACAGAAAACCGGAATAAGCGGAATAAGCGAAGAGGACGGGCTTCTGCGAAGCTACAAGCAATGGTCAGGACTATCCAGACCATCCCTGTCCATGGGGCAGGAGATACTTGTGACACCTCTTCAGATGGCAAGATTTTACGCCGCCGTGGCTAACGGCGGTTTTCTCGTTACCCCTTCCATAGTTGGGAAGGTTGAAAAAAACGGACGGAGCGAATCTCCGGAGCCGCAGAAAACACCCATTATGTCTGAGACCACCGCAAACACTCTGAGAGCTTTGCTCACAGATGTCGTCAAGGAAGGAACCGGACAGAAGGCTAAATCCGACTTCGTGGAGATAGCCGGCAAAACAGGCACGGGGCAGAAGTTTGATAAAGCCTCGGGAGCGTACAGCAGCAGGGAATATGTGGCGAGCTTCGCCGGATTTTATCCTGCGCAAAACCCGGGAGTAGCGATGGTGGTCGTTTACGACAGCCCTAAGCTCAGCATATACGGCGGCTCAACGGCCGCAATAACCTTCAAAAGGCTTGCAGAGCTCACTTCGCTTTATCTCGGCTTACAGAGGAAAGATGTCGATGAAAGCATTTAA
- the rsmH gene encoding 16S rRNA (cytosine(1402)-N(4))-methyltransferase RsmH — protein sequence MHKPVLLNEVLSFLPAKEDGVLLDLTGGFGGHSAAMNEKLKPEARHIILDRDPESVDRLRERFKDRANVQVFHKNFGDFDEVLDELGIDKVDGILADFGVSTMQVRDGARGFSFREDGPLDMRMDNSKGITAAEVVNTFSREEISSIIDKYGEERFAWRIAGAIVNARDEKPFSTTKELADTVFKAVPAKFHKKGFHPATQTFQAVRIYVNGELEEIESMLSKLEDRVQTGGAAAFISFHSLEDRLVKEKFRYFEKECVCPIEQLICRCGKKRTFRQLTRKPLIPSEAEVAENPLSRSAKLRAAQRVSSS from the coding sequence ATGCACAAGCCCGTTCTGCTTAACGAGGTGCTCTCGTTTCTTCCCGCTAAGGAGGACGGAGTGCTTCTGGATCTCACCGGCGGCTTCGGCGGTCACTCCGCCGCCATGAACGAAAAGCTTAAGCCGGAAGCGAGACACATAATTCTGGACAGAGATCCGGAATCCGTGGACAGACTCAGGGAAAGATTTAAAGACCGTGCCAATGTGCAGGTTTTTCATAAAAACTTCGGAGACTTTGACGAAGTGCTCGATGAGCTGGGCATAGACAAGGTCGACGGAATACTGGCGGACTTCGGCGTTTCCACCATGCAGGTGAGAGACGGCGCAAGAGGCTTCTCCTTCCGTGAGGACGGTCCGCTGGATATGAGAATGGACAACTCAAAAGGCATAACCGCCGCCGAGGTTGTCAACACATTCTCAAGAGAGGAGATTTCCTCCATCATCGATAAGTACGGAGAGGAGCGTTTCGCGTGGAGAATCGCAGGGGCGATTGTAAACGCCAGAGACGAAAAACCCTTCTCCACAACAAAAGAGCTTGCCGACACGGTGTTTAAGGCTGTTCCGGCAAAGTTCCACAAAAAAGGTTTTCATCCCGCCACACAGACTTTTCAGGCGGTCAGGATATATGTTAACGGAGAGCTGGAGGAGATAGAATCCATGCTCTCCAAGCTTGAGGACAGGGTGCAGACGGGCGGAGCAGCTGCCTTTATTTCGTTTCACTCTCTGGAAGACAGACTGGTGAAAGAAAAATTCCGCTATTTTGAAAAAGAGTGCGTCTGCCCCATTGAACAGCTTATATGCCGCTGCGGGAAGAAAAGAACCTTCCGCCAGTTAACGAGAAAACCTCTGATTCCGTCGGAAGCCGAAGTGGCTGAAAATCCGTTAAGCAGAAGCGCGAAGCTCAGAGCAGCACAAAGGGTGTCATCCTCTTGA
- a CDS encoding division/cell wall cluster transcriptional repressor MraZ: MGSFKGKYEHKISETGRISVPSKFRDILRSKYESDDLVLLSMGSHLRVYPASEWEKQEARWEQEQAGNPELNEFLRRLYSMMDECSIDKNGRIVITQDVRKYNSLEGDCIINGFRNRMEIWDRAAWESATGGEKVEALFAKFADSF, encoded by the coding sequence ATGGGAAGCTTCAAAGGGAAATACGAACATAAAATCAGCGAGACGGGCAGAATAAGCGTTCCGTCCAAGTTCAGAGACATACTCCGCTCCAAGTATGAGAGTGATGATCTCGTTCTGCTCTCAATGGGAAGCCATCTCAGAGTCTACCCCGCCTCCGAGTGGGAAAAACAGGAAGCCCGCTGGGAACAGGAACAGGCGGGCAACCCCGAATTAAACGAATTTCTCCGCCGTCTGTACTCGATGATGGATGAATGCTCCATCGATAAAAACGGACGCATCGTAATAACACAGGACGTAAGAAAATATAACTCCCTCGAAGGGGACTGCATTATAAACGGCTTCCGCAACCGTATGGAAATATGGGACAGGGCGGCTTGGGAATCCGCAACGGGAGGCGAAAAGGTAGAAGCTCTGTTTGCCAAGTTCGCGGACAGCTTCTAA
- a CDS encoding UDP-N-acetylmuramoyl-L-alanyl-D-glutamate--2,6-diaminopimelate ligase has translation MKAFNLFDGIPITGFDADVDFETDVKAVCFDSRDIKEGCVFFAYAGSAFDSHSVAEKVYETGKVLFIAAERKLENIPTVIVEDGRKALALACRNFFGKPDVKMEKVGVTGTNGKTTVTYLLESIMAAAGKKPLRMGTTGHRYAGKDVPSNVTTPSSYDYYKVLADAAADGCDSLAVEVSSHALDQQRLYGTKFDVALFTNLSGDHLDYHHTMEEYFTAKRRLFQEDYANIAVVNMDNDYGARLIKEKSIDTIKYGISERAEISAEEIAFTLNGITARVRYPGNTFNITTTLVGLHNLENILSAVSAAIALGVNDEAIAKGIESLKNVPGRLEKFEVNGAFVFVDYAHTDDALINVLEALTPFKKTKITTIFGCGGDRDRTKRPRMAKAAENYSDEIIVTSDNPRTENPQQIIEDILRGFVNAEKVVICPDRGEAIKTALSKAEPNDIILIAGKGHEDYMVIGKEKIHFDDREEVRKFLKQD, from the coding sequence ATGAAAGCATTTAACCTGTTTGACGGAATACCGATAACCGGCTTTGACGCCGATGTGGATTTTGAGACGGATGTTAAGGCGGTATGCTTCGACAGCAGAGATATAAAGGAAGGCTGTGTGTTCTTCGCATATGCCGGCTCCGCTTTTGACTCCCACAGTGTGGCGGAAAAGGTATACGAAACCGGCAAGGTGCTGTTCATAGCCGCCGAGAGAAAGCTTGAGAACATCCCCACGGTAATAGTGGAGGACGGACGCAAGGCGCTTGCGCTGGCATGCAGAAACTTCTTCGGCAAGCCTGACGTGAAGATGGAGAAGGTCGGCGTAACCGGAACAAACGGCAAGACGACTGTGACCTATCTGCTTGAATCCATAATGGCTGCGGCGGGCAAAAAACCCTTAAGAATGGGCACAACCGGACACAGATACGCAGGCAAGGACGTTCCTTCAAACGTTACCACGCCTTCATCATATGACTATTACAAAGTTCTGGCAGATGCCGCCGCTGACGGCTGTGACTCTCTGGCTGTGGAGGTTTCCTCCCACGCCCTTGACCAGCAGAGACTTTACGGAACCAAGTTTGATGTCGCCCTGTTTACCAATCTCTCGGGCGATCATCTGGATTACCACCACACAATGGAAGAGTATTTCACCGCCAAGCGCAGGCTGTTTCAGGAAGACTATGCAAATATAGCCGTGGTGAACATGGATAACGACTACGGCGCAAGACTTATAAAAGAGAAGAGCATAGACACCATCAAATACGGCATCAGCGAAAGAGCGGAAATCTCCGCTGAGGAGATAGCCTTCACGCTGAACGGCATAACAGCCAGAGTGCGCTACCCGGGCAACACATTTAACATAACCACAACCCTTGTGGGGCTGCACAACCTTGAGAACATACTCTCAGCCGTTTCCGCCGCAATTGCTCTCGGCGTAAATGACGAAGCCATAGCAAAAGGGATAGAGAGTCTGAAAAACGTGCCCGGCAGGCTGGAAAAGTTTGAAGTGAACGGAGCCTTCGTGTTCGTTGACTACGCCCACACGGACGATGCGCTGATAAACGTGCTTGAGGCGCTCACACCTTTTAAGAAGACGAAGATAACTACAATCTTCGGCTGCGGCGGAGACCGAGACAGAACAAAAAGACCGAGAATGGCAAAAGCAGCCGAAAACTACTCGGACGAAATAATAGTAACCAGCGACAACCCCAGAACGGAAAATCCTCAGCAGATTATTGAGGATATACTCAGAGGCTTTGTGAACGCGGAAAAGGTAGTTATCTGTCCTGACAGGGGCGAGGCTATAAAAACCGCTCTCTCAAAGGCGGAGCCGAACGACATAATCCTTATAGCCGGAAAAGGACATGAGGATTATATGGTTATAGGAAAAGAGAAAATTCATTTTGACGACAGGGAAGAAGTCAGAAAGTTCCTTAAACAGGATTAA
- the mraY gene encoding phospho-N-acetylmuramoyl-pentapeptide-transferase — translation MLYNLLVPLSDVWGILNVFRYITFRTAYATLTALVITLIIAPFVIRKLKEMAFSMKSKGFEPATHKVKEGTPTMGGIMIVIAGTVSTLLWADLTNPYIWITIFTFVSYGVIGFVDDYIKTVKRNPKGLKARAKFWGQVFTGVIAIALIIYVDKGKTATVVALPFLKTAVIDLSIFYFVFALFVIVGTSNAVNITDGLDGLAIAPSVISFGTLCFFVYFTGHSEFSHYLNIIYVKGSGELAVFCGAMVGAGLGFLWYNAFPASVFMGDVGSLSIGGAMGIVSVISKHEVVLAIVGGVFVIETVSVILQVGFYKATHGKRLFRMAPIHHHFELKGWSETKITVRFWIISFVLALIALSTLKLR, via the coding sequence GTGCTGTATAATCTGCTGGTTCCCCTTTCTGATGTGTGGGGAATATTAAACGTTTTCCGTTACATAACTTTCCGCACGGCGTATGCGACCCTTACCGCTCTGGTCATTACGCTCATTATCGCTCCGTTCGTAATCAGAAAGCTTAAGGAAATGGCTTTCTCCATGAAGTCAAAGGGCTTTGAGCCCGCCACCCACAAGGTCAAGGAAGGCACACCGACAATGGGCGGCATAATGATAGTCATAGCGGGCACTGTCTCCACCCTGCTCTGGGCGGATCTTACAAATCCGTATATATGGATCACTATTTTCACCTTTGTCTCCTATGGCGTCATTGGCTTTGTGGATGACTACATTAAAACAGTTAAAAGAAACCCCAAGGGGCTCAAGGCAAGGGCAAAGTTCTGGGGTCAGGTTTTTACCGGAGTGATAGCCATCGCGCTTATCATATATGTGGATAAAGGAAAAACGGCAACGGTAGTTGCCCTGCCCTTTCTGAAAACCGCGGTTATAGATCTTTCAATATTCTATTTCGTGTTTGCTCTGTTTGTCATAGTGGGCACGTCAAACGCGGTGAACATCACGGACGGGCTGGACGGACTCGCCATTGCGCCTTCGGTTATATCATTCGGCACACTGTGCTTTTTTGTTTATTTCACAGGACACAGCGAATTTTCGCATTATCTGAATATCATTTATGTAAAGGGTTCGGGGGAGCTTGCGGTATTCTGCGGCGCGATGGTCGGCGCAGGACTGGGCTTTCTCTGGTACAACGCCTTTCCCGCAAGCGTGTTCATGGGGGATGTGGGAAGCCTCTCCATAGGCGGAGCGATGGGCATAGTGTCCGTTATCTCCAAGCATGAGGTTGTGCTTGCCATAGTCGGAGGCGTGTTTGTTATCGAAACGGTAAGCGTTATCCTTCAGGTGGGCTTCTATAAGGCGACTCACGGAAAGCGCCTTTTCAGAATGGCGCCCATACACCACCACTTTGAGCTCAAAGGGTGGAGCGAAACTAAGATTACCGTGCGGTTCTGGATTATTTCCTTCGTGCTGGCGCTCATTGCGCTAAGTACGCTTAAACTGAGGTAA
- a CDS encoding acyl-[acyl-carrier-protein] thioesterase, with amino-acid sequence MKYCTTDSIKINDAGTDGHILPDALFRIFQEAAIKHSDSVGFTHGKYMEMNRLWMLHRLSYRLHSGINLYDTLKTETWSRGMQRFRGFREYELSRNGQRVCTASSVWLFIDTAKKRPAKIEPEIPEAYKPVDETTSGTAIEDWQPEKPSETAESCRIQTRLSDFDINSHLNNTVYSAYIFQAFAEINGAKKDFSEFCIEFSHELPLGTKEALVKIERKGADCVFSVSDGTQTNALGFFRA; translated from the coding sequence ATGAAATACTGCACAACCGACTCCATCAAAATTAATGACGCAGGAACGGACGGACATATTCTGCCGGATGCTCTTTTCCGTATTTTTCAGGAAGCTGCTATAAAACATTCGGACAGTGTTGGATTTACCCATGGGAAATACATGGAAATGAACAGGCTTTGGATGCTCCACAGGCTTTCCTACAGGCTGCACAGCGGGATAAATCTGTATGACACACTGAAGACCGAAACATGGTCAAGGGGCATGCAGCGTTTCCGTGGATTCAGGGAATATGAGCTTTCAAGGAACGGACAAAGGGTCTGCACCGCTTCTTCCGTATGGCTGTTCATTGACACGGCGAAGAAACGCCCCGCTAAAATTGAGCCTGAGATACCGGAGGCTTACAAGCCTGTGGATGAAACGACAAGCGGAACGGCTATAGAGGACTGGCAGCCGGAAAAACCGTCAGAAACGGCTGAAAGCTGCCGGATACAGACACGTCTGAGCGATTTTGACATCAACTCCCACCTGAACAACACTGTTTACTCCGCATATATATTTCAGGCTTTTGCGGAGATAAACGGCGCTAAGAAAGATTTCAGCGAGTTCTGCATAGAATTTTCCCACGAACTGCCTTTGGGCACGAAGGAGGCTCTCGTTAAAATAGAGCGAAAGGGCGCGGACTGCGTCTTTTCCGTGTCGGACGGCACGCAGACAAATGCCCTCGGGTTTTTCAGGGCGTAA